Proteins from a genomic interval of Scomber scombrus chromosome 11, fScoSco1.1, whole genome shotgun sequence:
- the LOC133990871 gene encoding zinc finger protein 568-like isoform X2, with protein MSSVQHFRELINEQLTVAAEEIFRHFQTMISEYEAEINRQRRLLDIVWKPEIKLHRTDVQQQELVIKEEHQGLSSSVVQEHPNIKEEGEAFLLTHFPVQNDDEEKSQLSQLHQRQTEESSESEPPGSSSTEQMKITEADGEDCGGPETARMSVSGFKCLSGSDDKTSYSSVAETEDNAGDWKETRKSQTDINTMKKNASVNNIGCNTGTKYSCCKCGRRFGQKHHLKTHMRRHTGERPFGCTLCGKRFTQKGNLTKHLIVHTQKRLCSCPVCGETFAQRGNLTQHMTVHTREKLCW; from the exons ATGAGTTCAGTTCAACATTTCAGAGAGTTAATCAACGAGCAACTAACTGTTGCTGCTGAAGAAATCTTCCGACATTTTCAAACTATGATCTCAGAGTACGAAGCAGAGATCAACCGCCAGCGCAGACTGCTGGATATCGTTTGGAAACCTGAGATAAAGTTACACAGAACAG ATGTCCAGCAGCAGGAGCTGGTGATAAAAGAAGAGCATCAGGGGTTGAGCTCCAGTGTGGTCCAGGAGCACCCAAACAttaaagaggagggggaagcGTTCCTACTTACTCATTTCcctgtgcagaatgatgatgaagagaaatCTCAGTTGTCACAGCTTCATCAAAGACAAACTGAAGAGAGCAGTGAGTCAGAGCCCCCAGGCAGCAGCTCAACTGAACAGATGAAAATAACAGAAGCTGATGGAGAGGACTGTGGAGGACCAGAAACAGCCAGGATGTCAGTGTCTGGTTTTAAATGTCTATCTGGATCTGATGACAAGACTTCATACTCATCTGTAGCTGAAACTGAAGATAATGCTGGTGATTGGAAGGAGACCAGGAAATCTCAGACGGACATAAATActatgaaaaaaaatgcatctgtaAACAATATAGGATGTAATACTGGCACTAAATATAGCTGCTGTAAATGTGGTAGAAGATTTGGCCAAAAGCACCATCTTAAGACACACATGAGACGTCATACTGGGGAGAGACCCTTTGGTTGTACACTTTGTGGGAAAAGATTTACTCAGAAGGGCAATCTGACAAAACACCTGATagttcacacacagaaaagactGTGTAGTTGTCCTGTTTGTGGTGAAACATTTGCACAAAGAGGAAATCTGACACAACACATGACTGTCCACACAAGGGAAAAACTTTGTTGGTGA
- the LOC133990871 gene encoding zinc finger protein 568-like isoform X1: MSSVQHFRELINEQLTVAAEEIFRHFQTMISEYEAEINRQRRLLDIVWKPEIKLHRTADVQQQELVIKEEHQGLSSSVVQEHPNIKEEGEAFLLTHFPVQNDDEEKSQLSQLHQRQTEESSESEPPGSSSTEQMKITEADGEDCGGPETARMSVSGFKCLSGSDDKTSYSSVAETEDNAGDWKETRKSQTDINTMKKNASVNNIGCNTGTKYSCCKCGRRFGQKHHLKTHMRRHTGERPFGCTLCGKRFTQKGNLTKHLIVHTQKRLCSCPVCGETFAQRGNLTQHMTVHTREKLCW; encoded by the exons ATGAGTTCAGTTCAACATTTCAGAGAGTTAATCAACGAGCAACTAACTGTTGCTGCTGAAGAAATCTTCCGACATTTTCAAACTATGATCTCAGAGTACGAAGCAGAGATCAACCGCCAGCGCAGACTGCTGGATATCGTTTGGAAACCTGAGATAAAGTTACACAGAACAG CAGATGTCCAGCAGCAGGAGCTGGTGATAAAAGAAGAGCATCAGGGGTTGAGCTCCAGTGTGGTCCAGGAGCACCCAAACAttaaagaggagggggaagcGTTCCTACTTACTCATTTCcctgtgcagaatgatgatgaagagaaatCTCAGTTGTCACAGCTTCATCAAAGACAAACTGAAGAGAGCAGTGAGTCAGAGCCCCCAGGCAGCAGCTCAACTGAACAGATGAAAATAACAGAAGCTGATGGAGAGGACTGTGGAGGACCAGAAACAGCCAGGATGTCAGTGTCTGGTTTTAAATGTCTATCTGGATCTGATGACAAGACTTCATACTCATCTGTAGCTGAAACTGAAGATAATGCTGGTGATTGGAAGGAGACCAGGAAATCTCAGACGGACATAAATActatgaaaaaaaatgcatctgtaAACAATATAGGATGTAATACTGGCACTAAATATAGCTGCTGTAAATGTGGTAGAAGATTTGGCCAAAAGCACCATCTTAAGACACACATGAGACGTCATACTGGGGAGAGACCCTTTGGTTGTACACTTTGTGGGAAAAGATTTACTCAGAAGGGCAATCTGACAAAACACCTGATagttcacacacagaaaagactGTGTAGTTGTCCTGTTTGTGGTGAAACATTTGCACAAAGAGGAAATCTGACACAACACATGACTGTCCACACAAGGGAAAAACTTTGTTGGTGA